In the genome of Salmo trutta chromosome 18, fSalTru1.1, whole genome shotgun sequence, one region contains:
- the LOC115152862 gene encoding PHD finger protein 10-like, producing the protein MATVLPTRPCDSNPATPGAQSVKDDIEEVSNDGSQAPKRQRMGSGDSSRSCDTSSQELGPTYFSAENLTEYRWPSDGSGEYYMLQEQVSEYLGVTSFKRKFPDLERRDLSHKEKLYLREQDVITETQCTLGLTALRSDEVIDLMIKEYPGKHAEYSVILQERERQRITEEYSKMQQQRPQKVEASKVPEYIQKAAKKAAEFNSNFNRERMEERRAYFDLQTHIIQVPQGRYKVLPPERTKTGPYPVALIPGQFQDYYKRYSPNELRYLPLNTALFEPPLDPELPALDSDGDSDDADDNKGEEGKRNSDSSSGNTSDGDSQDSGVQSKGKAKDRTTTPAKDATPRPNQHKSVPGYKPKVIPNAICGICQKGKESNKEGKPEALIHCSQCKNSAHPSCLIMSEELVGLIKTYPWQCMECKMCTVCEQPHHEEEMMFCDTCDRGFHSFCVGLDSTPLGCWVCECCNKESSTPKKKRGRKKN; encoded by the exons GATGACATCGAGGAAGTGTCCAATGATGGCAGTCAAGCTCCAAAAAGACAGCGCATGGGTTCAGGTGACAGTTCCAGAAGTTGCGACACCTCCAGTCAGGAACTTGG GCCCACATACTTCTCAGCAGAAAATCTGACCGAATACAGGTGGCCGTCAGATGGTAGTGGGGAGTACTATATGTTACAAGAACAAGTCAGTGAATATCTGGGAGTCACTTCATTCAAGCGAAAATTTCCAG ATTTGGAAAGGAGAGACCTCTCCCACAAGGAGAAGCTATATCTGAGGGAGCAAGATGTCATCACAGAGACGCAGTGCACCCTGG GCTTGACTGCTTTACGAAGTGATGAAGTCATTGATTTGATGATCAAGGAGTACCCAGGAAAACATGCTGAGTATTCTGTCATCCTCCAAGAGAGGGAGCGCCAGAGGATAACAGAAGAGTACTCT AAAATGCAGCAACAAAGGCCTCAGAAGGTTGAAGCCAGTAAAGTGCCAGAGTACATACAGAAAGCTGCCAAGAAAGCTGCTGAGTTCAACAGTAACTTCAACAGGGAAAGGATGGAAGAGAGAAGGGCCTATTTTGACCTTCAGACACAC ATTATCCAAGTACCCCAAGGGAGGTATAAAGTCCTTCCTCCAGAGAGAACCAAGACTGGACCCTATCCAGTGGCCCTCATCCCTGGGCAGTTCCAGGACTACTACAAAAG GTACTCTCCCAATGAGCTGCGCTACTTGCCCCTGAACACAGCCCTGTTCGAGCCCCCCCTGGACCCGGAGCTGCCTGCCCTGGACAGTGATGGGGACTCGGACGATGCAGATGACAACAAGGGAGAAGAGGGCAAGAGAAATTCG GACAGCTCATCTGGAAACACCTCAGATGGGGACAGTCAGGACAGTGGAGTGCAGTCAAAGGGCAAGGCCAAGGACAGGACTACCACCCCAGCTAAAGATGCCACCCCACGCCCCAACCAACACAAATCTGTCCCTGGGTACAAG CCTAAGGTCATACCCAATGCTATTTGTGGCATTTGCCAGAAGGGTAAGGAGTCCAACAAGGAAGGAAAGCCAGAAGCTCTCATTCACTGCTCACAATGCAAGAACAGTG ctcACCCATCGTGCCTGATCATGAGTGAGGAGCTGGTGGGTCTGATTAAGACCTACCCGTGGCAGTGCATGGAGTGTAAGATGTGCACGGTGTGTGAGCAGCCCCACCACGAGGAGGAGATGATGTTCTGTGACACGTGTGACCGGGGCTTCCACTCCTTCTGCGTGGGCCTGGACTCCACCCCTCTAG GTTGCTGGGTTTGTGAGTGTTGTAACAAGGAGTCCTCAACCCCCAAGAAGaaaagaggaagaaaaaaaaactaa